Proteins from one Sphingopyxis terrae subsp. terrae NBRC 15098 genomic window:
- the rsfS gene encoding ribosome silencing factor, with translation MIAASKDAAPGAASAPKSSDDSVESLHALILHQLDEDQAQETISIPLVGKSSIADHMVIASGRSTRHVSAIADKLAQRIKQETGRPVRVEGLPNADWVLIDAGDVIVHLFRPEVRSFYNLERMWSFGDAPPVAAVN, from the coding sequence TTGATAGCCGCCAGTAAGGATGCCGCGCCCGGCGCCGCGTCCGCACCCAAGTCTTCGGACGACAGCGTGGAAAGCCTCCACGCGCTGATCCTTCACCAGCTGGACGAGGATCAGGCCCAGGAAACCATTTCCATCCCGCTTGTCGGCAAGAGCAGCATCGCCGACCATATGGTGATCGCGAGCGGTCGGTCGACGCGCCATGTGTCGGCAATCGCCGACAAGCTGGCGCAGCGGATCAAGCAGGAAACGGGCCGGCCGGTCCGCGTCGAGGGGCTGCCCAATGCTGATTGGGTGCTGATCGACGCCGGCGACGTGATCGTCCACTTGTTCCGTCCGGAAGTTCGCAGCTTCTATAATCTCGAACGCATGTGGTCGTTCGGCGATGCACCGCCGGTTGCCGCGGTAAATTGA
- a CDS encoding nicotinate-nucleotide adenylyltransferase has translation MAGARERAGSTLTRPLTTGLLGGSFNPAHSGHRAISLDAIDALRLDELWWLVSPGNPLKAQAGMAPLAARLASAQRMARRSPIRATAIEAELGTRYTVDTLRALIHRYPNRRFIWIMGADNLVQLPRWRDWREIARLMPIAVIARPGYNGRTHAAEAMGWLRRFVRPADQKRLWTDWRPPALVFLRFSPDVRSATAIRQANPRWFESYAGRALRDPVTHSRLAMDERNETA, from the coding sequence ATGGCTGGTGCGCGGGAGCGGGCAGGTTCGACCCTGACCCGTCCGCTTACCACCGGCCTCCTCGGCGGCAGCTTTAATCCCGCGCATAGCGGGCACCGCGCGATCAGTCTTGACGCGATCGATGCGCTGAGGCTCGACGAGCTGTGGTGGCTCGTTTCGCCCGGCAATCCGCTCAAGGCGCAGGCGGGCATGGCGCCGCTTGCCGCCCGGTTGGCCTCGGCACAGCGCATGGCGCGGCGCTCGCCGATCCGCGCCACCGCGATCGAGGCCGAGCTGGGTACGCGCTATACGGTCGACACGCTGCGCGCGCTCATCCATCGCTATCCGAATCGGCGCTTCATCTGGATCATGGGCGCCGACAATCTGGTTCAATTGCCTCGCTGGCGCGACTGGCGGGAGATTGCGCGATTGATGCCGATTGCGGTTATCGCGCGTCCGGGCTATAATGGCCGCACCCATGCTGCAGAGGCGATGGGTTGGCTGCGGCGCTTTGTCCGGCCCGCGGACCAGAAACGTCTTTGGACAGACTGGAGACCGCCTGCCCTCGTGTTCCTGCGTTTTTCGCCCGATGTGCGATCCGCAACTGCAATACGGCAGGCCAACCCCCGCTGGTTCGAAAGCTATGCAGGCCGCGCGCTGCGCGACCCTGTCACGCATTCGCGGCTGGCCATGGATGAAAGGAATGAAACCGCTTGA
- a CDS encoding 23S rRNA (pseudouridine(1915)-N(3))-methyltransferase RlmH: MLLHIIARGRIGRGPEAELVERYMKRVTWAQKISELPDTGGRVPAAPVGSRTVLLDEGGEQMSSLEFAKLLEKWRDGGVREARFCLGAADGFTPDEREGADKVIAFGRATWPHLMARAMLAEQLWRATSIVAGHPYHREGRQ, translated from the coding sequence ATGTTGCTGCACATCATCGCGCGCGGGCGCATCGGGCGCGGGCCCGAGGCCGAACTGGTCGAGCGCTATATGAAGCGCGTGACCTGGGCGCAGAAGATTTCGGAGCTTCCCGACACCGGCGGCCGCGTGCCCGCCGCACCCGTCGGCAGTCGCACCGTGCTGCTCGACGAAGGCGGCGAACAGATGTCGTCGCTCGAATTCGCCAAACTGCTGGAAAAATGGCGCGACGGCGGCGTACGCGAGGCACGATTCTGTCTTGGTGCCGCCGACGGCTTCACCCCCGACGAGCGCGAAGGGGCCGACAAGGTCATCGCCTTCGGCCGCGCGACCTGGCCGCATCTGATGGCGCGCGCGATGCTCGCCGAGCAATTGTGGCGCGCCACCAGCATCGTTGCGGGCCACCCCTATCACCGCGAAGGCCGCCAATGA
- a CDS encoding DUF3667 domain-containing protein, with the protein MSGDIEAFGAAITAGLAGRAIEPGHGEGSAHAGARCLNCGTVLRGSHCHRCGQKADVHRSFGAIGHDLVHAIFHFEGKLWNTLPLLTWRPGDLTRRYIHGERASFISPLALFLFAVFLTYAVLAMVGAGGGVGEELNKAAAEQTRSAAIKDSMQVEVDRIDTELAKKDLPAAQRQELQDERATLQKSADYLGISRSRSKDERTADRAAGPPVLDNPVDQVKTSADFVTRNKVDTGVPFIDHGLQKAFANPALILYKLQANAYKFAWALIPLSLPFMWLLYPFSRRFHTYDHFVFVTYSISFMLLLFVVVRLLNLTLLGDLATFFAMLYVPFHMYRQLRGAYRSSRVGALARTTLLLFFSLFAVIAFMLLLLALGMSG; encoded by the coding sequence ATGAGCGGGGACATCGAAGCATTCGGGGCGGCGATCACGGCAGGGCTTGCAGGCCGCGCGATCGAGCCGGGGCATGGCGAAGGCAGCGCGCACGCGGGCGCCCGCTGCCTCAATTGCGGGACGGTGTTGCGCGGGTCGCACTGCCACCGCTGCGGGCAGAAGGCCGATGTCCATCGCAGCTTCGGCGCGATCGGACATGATCTGGTTCACGCCATCTTTCATTTCGAGGGCAAGCTGTGGAACACGCTGCCGCTCCTGACATGGCGGCCTGGCGATCTGACGCGCCGCTACATTCACGGCGAGCGGGCGAGCTTCATTTCGCCGCTGGCGCTGTTCCTGTTTGCGGTGTTCCTGACGTATGCGGTGCTGGCGATGGTCGGCGCGGGCGGCGGTGTCGGGGAGGAACTGAACAAGGCCGCGGCCGAACAGACGCGATCGGCCGCGATCAAGGACAGCATGCAGGTCGAGGTCGACCGTATCGATACCGAACTTGCGAAAAAGGATCTCCCCGCGGCGCAGCGCCAGGAATTGCAGGACGAGCGCGCCACTCTTCAGAAAAGTGCCGACTATCTAGGCATTTCGCGGAGCCGCAGCAAGGATGAGCGCACGGCCGACCGCGCCGCGGGGCCGCCGGTTCTCGACAACCCCGTCGATCAGGTGAAGACCAGCGCCGATTTCGTCACGCGCAACAAGGTCGATACGGGGGTGCCCTTCATCGACCATGGTCTGCAAAAGGCGTTCGCGAACCCGGCGCTGATTCTCTACAAATTGCAGGCCAACGCCTATAAATTCGCCTGGGCGCTGATCCCGTTGTCGCTGCCCTTCATGTGGCTGCTCTATCCGTTCAGCCGGCGTTTCCACACCTATGACCATTTCGTCTTCGTCACCTATTCGATCAGCTTCATGCTGCTACTCTTCGTCGTGGTGCGGCTGCTCAATCTGACGTTGCTGGGCGATCTCGCGACCTTCTTCGCGATGCTCTATGTTCCGTTCCACATGTATCGCCAGCTTCGCGGCGCCTATCGCTCGTCGCGCGTCGGTGCGCTTGCACGGACGACCCTGCTGCTTTTCTTCAGCTTGTTCGCGGTCATCGCTTTCATGCTGCTGTTGCTCGCGCTCGGTATGAGCGGGTGA
- a CDS encoding glutamate-5-semialdehyde dehydrogenase has translation MNAETSTALGAALHHNDADTLIADMGARARLAAKALAVATTAEKAKALRTAAAELRARAATILDANARDMEAGREGGLSSAMIDRLRLDENRLAAIADAVEGIAGLPDPVGAEIDRTERPNGMTLARVRVPLGVVGIIYESRPNVTADAAALGLMSGNAVILRGGSEAVHSNRAIHAALAAGLAQTGLPTDAVQLVPTQDRAAVGALLRAQGLIDIIIPRGGKGLVARVQDEARVPVLAHLDGINHLYIDGAADPAKAVDLAVNAKMRRTGVCGATETILIDRAYPAPLAIVDALIAASCEVRGDAAIAALSSHVTRASATDWDCEYLDAIVSIAAVDGIEGALSHIDAHSSHHTDAIVTEDVATAERFLSEVDSAIVMHNASTQFADGGEFGLGAEIGIATGRLHARGPVALEGLTTYKWLVRGSGQVRP, from the coding sequence ATGAACGCTGAAACCTCCACAGCCCTCGGCGCCGCGCTGCACCATAACGACGCGGATACGCTGATCGCCGACATGGGCGCACGCGCACGCTTGGCAGCGAAGGCGCTCGCGGTGGCGACGACAGCCGAAAAGGCCAAGGCGCTGCGCACGGCTGCGGCCGAGCTGCGCGCGCGCGCCGCGACGATCCTGGATGCCAATGCGCGCGATATGGAGGCGGGGCGCGAAGGCGGCCTGTCGTCGGCGATGATCGACCGGCTGCGCCTCGACGAGAATCGGCTCGCCGCGATTGCCGACGCGGTCGAGGGTATTGCCGGCCTGCCCGACCCGGTCGGCGCCGAAATCGACCGGACCGAGCGCCCCAACGGCATGACGCTGGCCCGCGTGCGCGTTCCGCTGGGCGTCGTCGGCATCATCTATGAAAGCCGCCCGAACGTCACCGCCGATGCTGCGGCGCTGGGGCTGATGTCGGGCAATGCGGTAATCCTGCGCGGCGGCAGCGAGGCGGTTCACTCGAACCGAGCGATCCACGCCGCACTCGCCGCGGGTCTCGCCCAGACCGGCCTCCCCACCGATGCCGTGCAACTGGTGCCGACGCAGGACCGCGCCGCGGTGGGAGCGCTGCTCCGCGCGCAGGGCCTGATCGACATCATCATCCCGCGCGGCGGCAAGGGGCTGGTCGCCCGCGTGCAAGACGAGGCGCGCGTACCCGTGCTCGCCCATCTCGACGGGATCAATCATCTCTATATCGACGGCGCCGCCGATCCCGCCAAGGCGGTGGATCTTGCGGTCAACGCCAAGATGCGCCGCACCGGCGTCTGCGGCGCGACCGAAACGATCCTGATCGACCGGGCCTATCCCGCGCCGCTTGCCATCGTCGACGCGCTGATCGCCGCGAGCTGCGAAGTGCGCGGCGATGCCGCCATCGCGGCGCTCAGCTCCCATGTCACGCGCGCGAGCGCGACTGATTGGGACTGCGAATATCTCGACGCGATCGTCTCGATCGCCGCGGTCGACGGGATCGAGGGCGCGCTGTCGCATATCGACGCCCACTCCAGCCACCACACCGACGCGATCGTCACCGAGGATGTCGCGACCGCCGAGCGGTTCCTGTCCGAAGTCGACAGTGCGATCGTCATGCACAACGCCTCGACGCAATTCGCCGACGGCGGCGAGTTCGGCCTTGGCGCCGAGATCGGAATCGCGACGGGACGCCTCCACGCACGCGGCCCCGTCGCACTCGAAGGGCTCACCACCTATAAATGGCTGGTGCGCGGGAGCGGGCAGGTTCGACCCTGA